The Thioalkalivibrio thiocyanodenitrificans ARhD 1 nucleotide sequence CCTTCCCTCGGTGGTGCATTACACGCGTGAGGGCGTTGAGGTGGGCCACGAGGCCAGGCGCCGTGCCGCGCTGGATCCGCTCAACACCATTGCGTCGGTGAAGCGCCTCATGGGCCGGGGGGTGAATGACCTCAAGACCCTCGACGGCCACGTGCCCTATGAGTTCGTGGAGGGCGAGGGAGGCGTGCCCCGCATCCGCACGGCGGCCGGCGATGTCACGCCCGTGGAGGTATCCGCCGAGATCCTTCGGACCCTGCGCGTGCGCGCCGAGGACAGCCTGGGTGGCGAACTCACGGGTGCGGTCATCACCGTGCCCGCGTATTTCGATGACGCGCAGCGCCAGGCCACCAAGGACGCCGCGACGCTGGCGGGCCTCAACGTGTTCCGCCTGCTCAACGAGCCCACCGCCGCGGCCATCGCCTACGGCCTGGACAAGGGACAGGAAGGCGTGATCGCCGTCTACGACCTTGGCGGCGGCACCTTCGATATTTCCATTCTTCGCCTGTCGCGGGGTGTGTTCCAGGTGCTTTCCACGGGGGGCGACAGCGCGCTCGGCGGTGACGACTTCGACCGGGCCATCGCCGAGTGGATCATGCAGGAAGCCGGGATGGGCGGTGAATCCGACCACGGGCGCATGCGTCAGTTGATGATGGATGCCTGTGCGGCCAAGGAGGCGCTCACCGACAGCGACGAGGCCGAGTTGCGCATCCGGATGTCCGGCGAAAAGGTCTGGAACGGCTGCATGACCTGTGAGCAGATGAACTGCCTCATCGATCCGCTCATCAACAAGACCCTGGCGGCCTGCCGCCGCGCCCTGCGCGATGCGGGGGTGAAGGCCGATGAGGTGATGGAAGTGATCATGGTGGGTGGATCCACCCGGGTGCCCCGTGTGCGCAGCCGGGTGGCGGAGTTCTTCGGGCGCGAGCCCCATGTGGACATCGATCCGGACCGGGTGGTGGCAGTGGGGGCGGCGTTGCAGGCGGATGTGCTGGCCGGCAACAAACCCAACGACGAGATGCTGCTGCTGGATGTGATTCCGTTGTCGCTGGGTATTGAAACCATGGGCGGACTGGTGGAGCACATCATCCCGCGTAATACCACCATACCCGTGGCCCGCGCCCAGGAGTTCACCACCTTCAAGGACGGCCAGACGGCCATGTCCCTGCACGTGGTCCAGGGCGAGCGGGACGTGGTGGATCACAACCGCTCGCTTGCCCGGTTTATCCTGCGGGAGATACCCCCCATGGTCGCCGGCGCCGCGCGCATCGAGGTGACCTTCCAGGTGGATGCCGACGGGCTGCTCAGCGTCACCGCCGTGGAGCAGACCAGCGGTGCCCATGCCGGCGTTGAGGTGAAGCCGTCCTACGGTCTCACCGATGTGGAGATCGAAACCATGCTCCGCGATTCCATGAGCCACGCCCAGGAGGACATGGAGGCCCGGCGGCTGCGCGAGCAGCAGGTGGAGGCCGACCGGGTCATCGAGGCCCTGGACGCGGCATTGGAGGCCGACGGCGACACCCTCTTGGAGGCGGCGGAACGCAAGGCCATCGATCAGGCCCGTGCGAAACTGGTGGCGGCCCGGCGCGACGGTGATTACGAAGCCATCAGGCAGGCAATCCGGACCGTCGAGAAGGCCAGCGAGGGATTCGTCGCACGGCGCATGGACTCCAGCATCCGCAAGGCCATGGCCGGTCACCGGGTCGAGGAATTCCAGTAACAGTCATTCAAGCCGAAACTCAAGGACAACAGAACCTGATGCCCCAGATCATCTTCCTCCCTCATGCGGACATCTGCCCCGAGGGGGCCGTTATCGAGGTGCCCACCGGCACTACCATCTGCGATGCCGCGCTCGCCAACGGCATCGAGATCGAGCATGCCTGCGAGAAATCCTGTGCCTGCACCACCTGCCACGTCTACGTGCGGGAAGGCGGAGAATCGCTGGAGGACCCCAGCGAGGATGAGGAGGATATGCTGGACAAGGCCTGGGGTCTTGAACCCGAGTCGCGCCTCTCCTGCCAGGCGCAGGTTCAGGACTCGGATCTGGTGGTGGAGCTGCCCCGCTATACCATCAACCAGGTCTCGGAGAATCACTGAGTTCCGGAGGAAGACGCATGAAGTGGACTGACACCCTGGATATCGCCATCGCCCTCGACGAGGCGCATCCCGAAGTGGACCCCAGGCACGTGAATTTCGTGGACCTGCGCAACTGGATCATGGCTTTGCCCGAATTCGATGATGATCCCGCCCACTGTGGCGAACGTATCCTGGAAGCCGTCCAACTGGCCTGGATGGGCGAGAAGGACGAGGATTGAGACACTGTTGACCCGTCCCCTTTCACGGCTGCCCGTCTATATCCCTGCTTTCGTTGCCAGTATCAGGATGGGCGAGTAGAATGGGGGGTTAGCATGGTGGAAGGTGCACGCGGTTTGTAACCGGATATCCGCCAGTCGCATTACCGCAAACCCGCGCCATTACGCGGGTTTGCGCCATTTCAACCCCAGATCACAATCTATACGGAGTTTCCCTGAATGTCCGTCGAACGTACGCTTTCCATCATCAAGCCCGACGCTGTCGCCAAGAACGTGATCGGCGATATCTATGCCCGCTTCGAGAAGGCCGGCCTGCGCATCGTCGCCGCGCGCATGCTGCACCTGAGCCGTGAGCAGGCCGAAGGCTTTTATGCCGTGCACAGGGAGCGCCCCTTCTTCAAGGACCTGGTCGACTTCATGATCAGCGGTCCGGTCATGGTTCAGGTGCTGGAAGGCGAAAACGCCGTTGCACGCAATCGCGAGATCATGGGCGCCACCAATCCCAAGGAAGCGGCTCCGGGCACCATCCGAGCGGATTTCGCCAGCAGCATTGACGAGAACGCGGTGCATGGTTCCGATGCCGCCGAGACGGCGCGCAATGAGATCGAATTCTTCTTCAAACCCGACGAGATCTGTGCACGCACCCGCTGATCGGCGGATGGCCCGGTTCGGGGCAAACCATCCGCGCCCGCGCCCGCGGGCGCGGATAACGAGAGTCAGATGACGGAAAGCGCAAAGTCCAATCTGCTGGGCATGACCCGGCAACAGCTCGAAGGCTTCTTCGCCGATATGGGGGAGAAGCCTTTTCGCGCTGTGCAGGTGATGAAATGGATTCACCAGCACGGCGTCGCCGATTTTGCCGCGATGACGGATCTGTCCAAGACTTTGCGCGAACGGCTTGCTCTGATGGCCGAGGTGCGCGCCCCGGACGTCGTCTACGATCAGGGCGCCTCCGATGGCACTCACAAGTGGCTGCTGCGGCTGGACGACGGCAATTGCATTGAAACGGTGTTCATTCCCGAGAAGGATCGGGGTACGCTGTGCATCTCCTCCCAGGTGGGATGTGCTCTGGACTGCACCTTCTGTTCCACCGCTCGGCAGGGTTTCAATCGCAATCTCACCCGCGCCGAGATCATTGGTCAGTTGTGGCTGGCCAACCGCAGATTGACGCCCGCGCCCGCGGCCGACGGCAGGACGCCGCCGCGGGTGGTGAGCAACGTTGTGCTCATGGGCATGGGGGAACCGCTGCTGAACTTCGATGCGGTGGTGGATGCCATGCGTCTGATGCTGGACGACAATGCCTACGGGCTCAGCAAACGGCGGGTGACATTGAGTACCTCGGGTATCGTGCCCGCCATGGATCGGCTAAAGAAGACACTGGACGTGGCCCTGGCCGTCAGTCTGCACGCGCCCAACGACGCCCTGCGGGATCAGCTGGTACCCATCAACCGCAAGTATCCTGTGGCGGAGCTTTTGGCCGCCTGCCGGCGCTATGTGCGGGAGGAACGTCATCACCAGCGCATCACCTTCGAGTACGTGATGCTGGAGGGCGTCAACGACAGCCCGGCCCATGCGCGCGAGCTGATCCGGCTGTTACGCGACGTACCCTGCAAGGTGAACCTGATTCCGTTCAACCCGTTTCCGGAAACGCGCTACAGTCGTTCCTCCGACGCCGCGATCGCGCGATTCCAGGACATGCTCGCGCAAGCGGGCTACACGACCATCACCCGGCGGACCCGGGGCGACGACATCGACGCCGCCTGCGGTCAGCTTGTGGGCAAGGTGGCTGATCGCAGTCGCCGGGAACTTCGGTTCGCACGGTTGGAAGGAAGTACCGGGAGCCCCGCATGAATGTCGTGATCCGTTACTGGCTGGTAGCCGGCCTGGCGCTGGTATTTCTCGCCGGATGCGCCACGCAGGCGACATTGCAGGACCGTGACCGAGCCCGCCAGGGTGCCGAAATCAATGTGGACCTGGGCCTGCATTACCTGGCCAACAACAACCTGGAGCAGGCGCGTACCAACCTCGCGCGTGCCCTGGATATGGCGCCCGACTATGCCCGGGCCCACAGTGCCTTCGCGATGCTTCAGGTGCGGCTGAATAATGAACGGGAGGCGGAGCGTTCCTTCCGCCGCGCCGTTGAACTGGATCCCGATGATTCCTTTACCTGGAACAGCTTTGGCGCCTTCCTGTGCGGGACGGGGCGTCTGGATGAAGCCCAGGATGCATTCAGGAATGCACTGGCCAATCCCTACTACCCGACACCGGAGCATGCGCTGACCAACGCAGGCGTCTGTCTGCTGGAGGCCGGACAAACGAAGGAGGCAGAGGAGTCTCTTCGCCGTGCGCTGGACAACAACGCGAACTACACGCCCGCCCTGCTCGAGATGGCGCGCCTGACCTTCAACGACGAACGCTTCCTGCAGACCCGCGCGTACCTGCAGCGCTTCCGCGAGCATCGTGAGCACACCGCAGAGACCCTGTGGCTCTGCTTCCGTGCGGAGACGGAGTTGCGCGACCGCGAAGGTGCGGGCAACTGCGCTGTGCGCCTGAAGGATCGCTTCCCGGATTCGCGCGAGACAGCCCGGTTGCTGGAGCTGGAACGCCGTGGCCGATGAGCGGATCCACAGCACTGACGAGGTTGCCGATCGCGACGTGATCGCCGGGCCGGGGGCCCGTATTCGGGAAGCCCGGGAACGGGCCGGACTCAGTCAGCAGGATCTGGCCGACCGGCTGCACCTGAATGTCTCCATGCTCGAGTCCCTGGAAACGGATCGTTTCGATGCGCTTCCGGTACCCGCCTACGTGCGGGGCTATCTACGCGCTGCGGCCCGCGCCCTGGACCTGGATCCGGAACCCCTTATCGCGGCGTTTGACGCCCAGGGCGTGCGTGAGCCGAAGCTGGACACCCCGCCGGTAACCGCCGGCCCCGGGGTTGCCGCGGCCCGGCGCGGACACCGCAGGGCGCCATATGTGCTGGGCGTCGTGATCCTGGCGGCTGTGGTCGTGCTCATCGCCTACGGCTGGTACGAGCGACAGGCCGAGGTGCGGGTGCTGCCGGGCCTCAGTTCGGATCGTATCACTCTCGAGGAGCCCCACCGGGCGCCCCTGTCGACGCGGGAAGACCCGCCGGTCACCGTGCCGGGCGATGAGGCGCAACCGGAGCCCCGCGCCGAGCCGTTGCAGGATATCGGTCCGCCGCCCGTGATCGGAGACCGGGGCGTGGAACCGGAGCCCGAACGGGAAGCGCAGGCCTTGGAGCCGGAAGCGGTGGAAGAGGCCCCGCCCGATATCGAGCCGGAGCCGCCGGTGGCGGAGAGCGAGCCCGAACCCCCCGGGAACGGGCTGCTGCCTGCCGGAGACGGGGCGGACAGCCTGTCGCTGACGTTCGTGGATGACTCCTGGGTGGAGATTCATGATGCCACTGACGCACGCCTGCTGGTGGGGCTGATGCGCGACGGGACCGAGCGCCGGGTGTCGGGCGTGGCGCCGTTCCGGGTATTCCTGGGAAACGCACCGGGTGTTCGGGTGCGAATCAACGACGAGGCCTACGATCCATCGCCGCACACCCGCTCGGACAACACGGCCCGCTTTGTCCTGGAGCGGTCCCGGTGATCCGTCCTGCGAGTGCCCTGCCGCGCGATAATATCTGAACCCGAAAGCGATCCCATCAACATGGCAAAAACCCTGCAATCCATCCGCGGCATGCACGACGTGCTGCCCGAGGACAGCGCCGGTTGGCAGCATCTCGAAACCACCACCCGTGATCTGTTGTCCGGCTACGGCTATCGGGAAATCCGCATGCCCATCGTGGAGCAGACGGAGCTGTTCGCCCGTTCTATCGGCGAGGTCACGGATATCGTCGAGAAGGAAATGTACACGTTCGAGGACCGCAACGGCGACAGCCTGACCCTGCGGCCCGAGGGCACGGCCGGTTGCGTACGCGCCGGCATAGAGCACGGATTCCTGCACAACCAGCAGCAGCGGCTCTGGTACCTGGGCCCCATGTTCCGCCACGAACGCCCGCAGAAGGGCCGTTACCGGCAGTTCCACCAGATCGGCGTGGAAACCTTCGGCATGGAAGGTCCGGATGTGGATGCGGAGCTCATCCTCATGACGGCGCGCCTCTGGCGGGTGCTGGGTATCCGCGATGTGCGCCTGGAGATCAATTCCCTGGGCTCCGCCGAGGCGCGTGCCGCTTACCGTGAACGGCTGGTGCGCCACTTCGAGTCCCATGCCAAGGTGCTGGACGAGGATGCGCGGCGCAGGTTGCACACCAACCCCCTGCGCGTTCTGGACAGCAAAAACCCCGCCATGCGGGATGCGATACGAAGCGCGCCGAGCCTGCTGGATCATCTGGATCCCGCATCCCGAGAGCATTTCGAACAGCTGCAGACGCTGCTGAAGGCCGCCGGCATCGGATTCACGGTGAATCCGGCGCTGGTGCGCGGACTCGATTACTATTGCCGGACCGTGTTCGAATGGATCACCGACACCCTTGGGGCCCAGGGGACCGTGTGCGCCGGAGGGCGATATGATGGTCTGGTGGAGCAACTGGGTGGCCGCGCCACGCCGGCGGCGGGTTTCGCCATGGGGCTGGAGCGCCTGCTCGCCATGATCGAGGCGGCGGGCACCTTGCCGCCCGCCGCGGTTCCCCACGCCTATCTGGTCCTGGCGGGCGAGGGCACCCTCGCGGAAGGGCTGCGCGTGGCAGAGCGGCTCCGTGACGCCCTTCCGGGCCTGCGCCTGGTGGTCAACGGGGGCGGCGGGAGCTTCAAGGCTCAGATCAGGCGCGCGGACCGCAGCGGCGCACTGCTGGCCCTGATTCTCGGCGAGTCGGAGCTCGCGGAGGGTACCATCGGTGTCAAGCCGCTGCGTGAGGGGGGCGGCGAACAGGAGACGGTGCCCCGGGAAGCCCTCGTGGAGTATCTGCGCGGCAGGATGGAGTGCGCGGCCCCCGTGCGCTAGCCCGAACCTTTTTCTGCCACAGAGGACACAGAGGTTACAGAGACAAGAGAGAACACGGAGATTATCGGGATTCATTCAGGGCGCCATGCCGAAGTCTTGGGCGGGGAAGAATCCGGATGGCCGGTGAATACTGTTCTCTCTGTGATCGCTGTGGCTGAAAGTCGATTGAATTCAATACGGAGAACACCCAGTGACCGAATACACCACAGACGAGGAAAAGGTCGAGGCCATCAAGCGCTGGTGGAAGGAGAACGGCACATCCGTGATTGCCGGCATCGTGCTCGGCCTGGCGGGCCTGTTCGGCTGGCGCTACTGGGTGGATCTCGGCGAGAGCCGGGCGGAGCAGGCCTCGGACATCTACATGGCTGTCCACCAGGCGACCCGCCAAGGCAATGTGGTTGAGGTGCGCCGCCATGCGGAAACACTGAAGGCCGATTATGCCCGGACTCCCTACGCCTCCATGGCCGCCATGGAACTGGCCCATCTCGAAGCGAGCCGGGGTGATCTGGCGCGGTCCGAGGAAAGCCTTCGCTGGGCCATCGAGCACGCATCGAGCGCTGAGGTGGCATGGCTGGCGAGAGTGCGATTGGCCCGTGTGCTGTTGGCCGGCGAGCGCCCTGGCGATGCGCTGT carries:
- the iscX gene encoding Fe-S cluster assembly protein IscX; the protein is MKWTDTLDIAIALDEAHPEVDPRHVNFVDLRNWIMALPEFDDDPAHCGERILEAVQLAWMGEKDED
- a CDS encoding helix-turn-helix domain-containing protein; translation: MADERIHSTDEVADRDVIAGPGARIREARERAGLSQQDLADRLHLNVSMLESLETDRFDALPVPAYVRGYLRAAARALDLDPEPLIAAFDAQGVREPKLDTPPVTAGPGVAAARRGHRRAPYVLGVVILAAVVVLIAYGWYERQAEVRVLPGLSSDRITLEEPHRAPLSTREDPPVTVPGDEAQPEPRAEPLQDIGPPPVIGDRGVEPEPEREAQALEPEAVEEAPPDIEPEPPVAESEPEPPGNGLLPAGDGADSLSLTFVDDSWVEIHDATDARLLVGLMRDGTERRVSGVAPFRVFLGNAPGVRVRINDEAYDPSPHTRSDNTARFVLERSR
- the pilW gene encoding type IV pilus biogenesis/stability protein PilW translates to MNVVIRYWLVAGLALVFLAGCATQATLQDRDRARQGAEINVDLGLHYLANNNLEQARTNLARALDMAPDYARAHSAFAMLQVRLNNEREAERSFRRAVELDPDDSFTWNSFGAFLCGTGRLDEAQDAFRNALANPYYPTPEHALTNAGVCLLEAGQTKEAEESLRRALDNNANYTPALLEMARLTFNDERFLQTRAYLQRFREHREHTAETLWLCFRAETELRDREGAGNCAVRLKDRFPDSRETARLLELERRGR
- the hisS gene encoding histidine--tRNA ligase, with product MAKTLQSIRGMHDVLPEDSAGWQHLETTTRDLLSGYGYREIRMPIVEQTELFARSIGEVTDIVEKEMYTFEDRNGDSLTLRPEGTAGCVRAGIEHGFLHNQQQRLWYLGPMFRHERPQKGRYRQFHQIGVETFGMEGPDVDAELILMTARLWRVLGIRDVRLEINSLGSAEARAAYRERLVRHFESHAKVLDEDARRRLHTNPLRVLDSKNPAMRDAIRSAPSLLDHLDPASREHFEQLQTLLKAAGIGFTVNPALVRGLDYYCRTVFEWITDTLGAQGTVCAGGRYDGLVEQLGGRATPAAGFAMGLERLLAMIEAAGTLPPAAVPHAYLVLAGEGTLAEGLRVAERLRDALPGLRLVVNGGGGSFKAQIRRADRSGALLALILGESELAEGTIGVKPLREGGGEQETVPREALVEYLRGRMECAAPVR
- the ndk gene encoding nucleoside-diphosphate kinase; amino-acid sequence: MSVERTLSIIKPDAVAKNVIGDIYARFEKAGLRIVAARMLHLSREQAEGFYAVHRERPFFKDLVDFMISGPVMVQVLEGENAVARNREIMGATNPKEAAPGTIRADFASSIDENAVHGSDAAETARNEIEFFFKPDEICARTR
- the fdx gene encoding ISC system 2Fe-2S type ferredoxin; translation: MPQIIFLPHADICPEGAVIEVPTGTTICDAALANGIEIEHACEKSCACTTCHVYVREGGESLEDPSEDEEDMLDKAWGLEPESRLSCQAQVQDSDLVVELPRYTINQVSENH
- a CDS encoding bifunctional tRNA (adenosine(37)-C2)-methyltransferase TrmG/ribosomal RNA large subunit methyltransferase RlmN, with translation MTESAKSNLLGMTRQQLEGFFADMGEKPFRAVQVMKWIHQHGVADFAAMTDLSKTLRERLALMAEVRAPDVVYDQGASDGTHKWLLRLDDGNCIETVFIPEKDRGTLCISSQVGCALDCTFCSTARQGFNRNLTRAEIIGQLWLANRRLTPAPAADGRTPPRVVSNVVLMGMGEPLLNFDAVVDAMRLMLDDNAYGLSKRRVTLSTSGIVPAMDRLKKTLDVALAVSLHAPNDALRDQLVPINRKYPVAELLAACRRYVREERHHQRITFEYVMLEGVNDSPAHARELIRLLRDVPCKVNLIPFNPFPETRYSRSSDAAIARFQDMLAQAGYTTITRRTRGDDIDAACGQLVGKVADRSRRELRFARLEGSTGSPA
- the hscA gene encoding Fe-S protein assembly chaperone HscA, with the translated sequence MALLQISEPGMSTNPHEHRLAVGIDLGTTNSLVATVRNGVAETLSDSEGRHILPSVVHYTREGVEVGHEARRRAALDPLNTIASVKRLMGRGVNDLKTLDGHVPYEFVEGEGGVPRIRTAAGDVTPVEVSAEILRTLRVRAEDSLGGELTGAVITVPAYFDDAQRQATKDAATLAGLNVFRLLNEPTAAAIAYGLDKGQEGVIAVYDLGGGTFDISILRLSRGVFQVLSTGGDSALGGDDFDRAIAEWIMQEAGMGGESDHGRMRQLMMDACAAKEALTDSDEAELRIRMSGEKVWNGCMTCEQMNCLIDPLINKTLAACRRALRDAGVKADEVMEVIMVGGSTRVPRVRSRVAEFFGREPHVDIDPDRVVAVGAALQADVLAGNKPNDEMLLLDVIPLSLGIETMGGLVEHIIPRNTTIPVARAQEFTTFKDGQTAMSLHVVQGERDVVDHNRSLARFILREIPPMVAGAARIEVTFQVDADGLLSVTAVEQTSGAHAGVEVKPSYGLTDVEIETMLRDSMSHAQEDMEARRLREQQVEADRVIEALDAALEADGDTLLEAAERKAIDQARAKLVAARRDGDYEAIRQAIRTVEKASEGFVARRMDSSIRKAMAGHRVEEFQ
- a CDS encoding YfgM family protein, which translates into the protein MTEYTTDEEKVEAIKRWWKENGTSVIAGIVLGLAGLFGWRYWVDLGESRAEQASDIYMAVHQATRQGNVVEVRRHAETLKADYARTPYASMAAMELAHLEASRGDLARSEESLRWAIEHASSAEVAWLARVRLARVLLAGERPGDALSLVQESSAPPGFEALVEELRGDVYRAQGDHDRALQAYDRAMGASAGGTEYLQMKRDEVAALAVGAGV